In Hydrogenothermus marinus, a single window of DNA contains:
- a CDS encoding efflux RND transporter periplasmic adaptor subunit: MLLFLISISYAKEALVNVITLKKEKIPIYYETNAVLKADRYVNLKPLVSGRITKIYVNEGDKVKKGQILAKIEKDEYNFQYNQQLHQVKKLEEIYKYNLSVYKKNKFLYEKQLISEDQFLLAKRNLETSLEDLKSAQEQLKKLEKNLKETDLRAPFNGILDKKFVNEGDIVNQSTNIFYIVDPKSLKVVFYLPQRFVKIIRLRDKVKVNIPSIDSFEGKISYISFSFNNENMIKVKADIKQNPLLKEGLYGKVKIKEKDIEGFLIPEKAVHFEENGAYVLIIQNGKAKKVDIEIVGKKGSKLIATGDLKSGDKVILEAPFGIQERVKVKIEETK; the protein is encoded by the coding sequence ATGTTGCTTTTTTTAATTTCTATTTCTTATGCAAAAGAAGCTTTAGTTAATGTAATTACACTGAAAAAAGAAAAAATACCAATATACTATGAAACAAATGCAGTTTTGAAAGCAGATAGATATGTAAATTTAAAGCCTTTAGTAAGTGGAAGAATAACAAAAATATACGTTAATGAAGGAGATAAAGTAAAAAAAGGGCAGATTTTAGCAAAAATAGAAAAAGATGAATACAATTTCCAGTATAATCAGCAGCTACATCAAGTTAAAAAGCTTGAAGAAATTTATAAATACAATCTTTCAGTTTACAAAAAGAACAAATTTTTATATGAAAAACAATTAATAAGTGAAGACCAATTCTTACTTGCTAAAAGAAATTTAGAAACTTCATTAGAAGATTTAAAATCAGCTCAAGAGCAGTTAAAAAAATTAGAAAAAAATCTTAAAGAAACAGATTTAAGAGCACCCTTTAATGGAATTTTAGATAAAAAATTTGTAAATGAAGGAGATATAGTTAATCAATCAACTAATATATTTTACATTGTTGATCCAAAAAGCTTAAAAGTAGTGTTTTATCTTCCTCAAAGATTTGTAAAAATAATTAGATTAAGAGATAAGGTAAAAGTTAATATCCCATCAATAGATAGCTTTGAAGGAAAAATTAGCTATATATCATTTTCATTTAATAATGAAAATATGATTAAAGTAAAAGCAGATATAAAACAAAATCCATTATTAAAAGAAGGTTTATATGGAAAAGTAAAAATAAAAGAAAAAGATATTGAAGGATTCTTGATTCCAGAAAAAGCAGTTCATTTTGAAGAAAATGGAGCTTATGTACTGATAATACAAAATGGAAAAGCTAAAAAAGTAGATATAGAAATAGTAGGTAAAAAAGGAAGTAAGCTAATAGCTACAGGAGATTTAAAATCAGGAGATAAGGTTATTTTAGAAGCACCTTTTGGTATTCAAGAAAGAGTAAAAGTTAAGATTGAGGAAACTAAATGA
- a CDS encoding TolC family protein, translating into MRKLIILVLFISTTSFAITLNQVIEIAKKNSLQIKMNEADLMKVYQKIKEVKSNLYPTIQITGTFQKYDPNYITGLSLKNRYSASIGISQKLFDKTVFESLNVAKENIKLQNLIKKDTQVKIIDTAKKLYIKALYYKAVLKKKEDSLKYWEENYKFIKNQFKVGLTNKYNLYRVKAQYQLAKADVEKAKADYTKALIELKRFLFLDKIVYPEGNLKIISYEIPSKDNLKNNTQLKIITENIKIKEREKNFYASSNFPTVNLNLKYETYRTKEFPSLKETWKKGYVLTVSANWTIFDGFKQKSQVLQKESEKIKEKLNYKNTLNDLKKQYETTLEDIKSLTIQAKAYEENIKASAEALKLATERYKYKLTNIVDVLEAEKNYNDVFLQYLNIIYQIDLKIFDLQLLVGMEK; encoded by the coding sequence ATGAGAAAGTTAATAATTTTAGTTCTTTTTATATCCACAACCTCTTTTGCAATTACATTAAATCAGGTAATAGAAATTGCTAAAAAAAATAGTTTACAAATAAAAATGAATGAAGCAGATTTAATGAAGGTTTATCAAAAAATAAAAGAAGTTAAAAGTAATTTATATCCAACTATACAAATAACAGGAACCTTTCAAAAATATGATCCAAACTATATTACAGGATTATCCCTCAAAAATAGATACTCAGCATCTATAGGAATATCTCAAAAATTATTTGATAAAACTGTTTTTGAAAGTTTAAATGTAGCAAAAGAAAATATAAAACTTCAAAATTTAATAAAAAAGGATACCCAAGTTAAAATAATAGACACAGCTAAAAAACTTTATATAAAAGCTCTTTATTATAAAGCAGTCTTAAAAAAGAAAGAAGATTCATTAAAATACTGGGAAGAAAATTATAAATTTATAAAAAATCAGTTTAAAGTAGGACTTACAAATAAATACAATCTTTATAGGGTTAAAGCCCAGTATCAGCTTGCTAAAGCAGATGTAGAAAAAGCAAAAGCAGATTATACAAAGGCTTTAATAGAATTAAAAAGATTTTTATTCTTAGATAAAATAGTTTATCCAGAAGGAAACCTTAAGATAATATCTTATGAAATACCTTCTAAAGATAACCTAAAAAACAATACCCAGCTTAAAATTATTACAGAAAATATAAAAATAAAAGAAAGAGAAAAAAATTTTTATGCATCATCAAACTTTCCAACAGTTAACTTAAATCTAAAATATGAAACATATAGGACAAAAGAATTTCCATCTTTAAAAGAAACATGGAAAAAAGGCTATGTTTTAACAGTTTCAGCAAACTGGACAATATTTGATGGATTTAAGCAAAAAAGCCAAGTTCTTCAAAAAGAGTCTGAAAAGATAAAAGAAAAACTAAATTACAAAAACACTTTAAATGATCTAAAAAAGCAGTATGAAACAACTTTAGAAGATATAAAATCTTTAACTATCCAAGCAAAAGCATATGAAGAAAATATAAAAGCATCCGCTGAAGCTTTAAAGCTTGCTACAGAAAGATATAAATATAAACTTACAAATATTGTAGATGTTCTTGAAGCAGAAAAAAATTATAATGATGTTTTCTTACAATATCTTAATATAATTTACCAGATTGACTTAAAAATATTTGATTTACAACTATTAGTAGGAATGGAAAAATGA
- a CDS encoding efflux RND transporter permease subunit, with translation MYKFFINRPITTWMFTLAFILFGLYGFKNIPVDRFPDVDFPFVVITTTYEGASPEVVDSSITKPIEDQLSKISGIEAINSQSFAGVSRITVIFNIDKDLNSAVEDVRDAINRVSKILPEDADTPIVQKINTSVAPIMAILLHGKNVDYEKLSYYADKVVKREFERINGVGGVALGGFQDLVMWVRLNPEKMESYKITPQDVITALRRNNLDIPAGRIDSKDKEYVVRILGKIKDEEDLNNLIIKGNIKLKDIGYAKFDFDEVRSIVRFKSANSKKSDRAIALIIYKQTKTNTVNVADRVKEKIKELNKKLPDGIRLDINYDSSEFVKKSVKDAIHEIIVGAILTAITIFLFLGSLRMTFIPFMAIPVSLIGTVFLMYLFGYSLNTISLMAMAVAVGLVIDDAIVVMESIFRRKEEGLDSKEAAIVGTRVVIFAILASTASLIAIFIPVLFMKSVIGKFFSNFAFVLITAIAISYIISLSFTPSVSRYLVKVGKENIFRRIYSKFENIFDITLRWSLNHKLIVIFIAFITIIGGFSLNKYVKKEFFPIVDEGRFIVRFETPTGSSFEFTNQKAKEIEKILQNNPYILRYGLAFGEGIVGRPEVNGGMFFITLVDREKRPHQKIVMKQLREQFSKLKDIKAIVDLPGAVGAHLGRSADIMYIIKGPDLKQLANISSKIIDKLQNMKGYVDVDTDIRITKPEIEVLIDRDKAIKDGVSIKDISDAIQIMFSKYVAGSYEKGSESYDLAVKIYKKYLNKFDALEHIYIRTKTGELVPVDNYIRLNLTAGYNVINRYNKQYAVTIYANLQGKSTGEAIKEVEKLIKENLPIGYTYEVGGQTKEFKKAFSYLGLAVIIAVIAIYMILASLFESLLHPFAVLLMVPFSIFGIFGFIILTNTSLNVASYFGIILLVGIITRDAVLFIDRIVQLKEKLPIREAILQARKERLRPILMTTFTIIASLIPVAFGLTTGSEMRQPIAIAIIGGLITALPLSLYVIPIIYEIFDKVEMFIKRKLIR, from the coding sequence ATGTATAAATTTTTTATAAATAGGCCAATTACAACATGGATGTTTACCCTTGCTTTTATATTATTTGGTCTTTATGGTTTTAAAAATATTCCTGTTGATAGATTCCCAGATGTTGATTTTCCATTTGTGGTAATAACAACAACTTATGAAGGAGCATCTCCTGAAGTTGTTGATTCAAGCATTACAAAGCCTATAGAAGATCAACTTTCTAAAATAAGTGGTATAGAAGCAATAAATTCTCAAAGTTTTGCAGGCGTTTCAAGAATAACGGTTATATTTAATATAGATAAAGATTTAAATTCTGCAGTAGAAGATGTTAGAGATGCAATAAATAGAGTTTCCAAAATTTTACCTGAAGATGCAGATACTCCAATAGTTCAAAAGATAAATACATCTGTAGCTCCTATAATGGCTATTTTATTACATGGTAAAAATGTAGATTATGAAAAGCTTTCTTATTATGCTGATAAAGTTGTAAAAAGAGAGTTTGAAAGGATAAATGGCGTAGGTGGTGTTGCTCTTGGAGGTTTCCAAGATCTTGTAATGTGGGTAAGGCTTAACCCTGAAAAAATGGAAAGTTATAAAATCACTCCTCAAGATGTAATTACTGCATTAAGAAGAAATAATCTTGATATTCCTGCGGGAAGAATTGATTCAAAAGATAAAGAGTATGTAGTAAGAATCTTAGGAAAGATAAAAGATGAAGAAGATTTAAATAATCTAATAATTAAAGGAAATATAAAATTAAAAGATATAGGCTATGCAAAATTTGATTTTGATGAAGTTAGAAGTATAGTTCGTTTTAAATCTGCAAATTCTAAAAAATCAGATAGGGCAATAGCTTTAATTATTTATAAACAAACAAAAACAAATACTGTAAATGTTGCAGATAGAGTAAAAGAAAAAATTAAAGAACTTAATAAGAAACTTCCAGATGGAATAAGATTAGATATTAATTATGATTCTTCTGAATTTGTTAAAAAAAGTGTTAAAGATGCTATCCATGAAATAATTGTAGGAGCTATTCTTACTGCTATTACTATATTTTTATTCTTAGGTAGTTTAAGAATGACTTTTATTCCATTTATGGCTATACCTGTTTCATTAATTGGTACAGTCTTTTTAATGTATTTATTTGGATACTCTTTAAATACAATATCTTTAATGGCTATGGCTGTTGCAGTTGGCCTTGTAATTGATGATGCTATTGTTGTTATGGAAAGTATTTTTAGAAGAAAAGAAGAAGGCCTTGATTCTAAGGAAGCAGCAATTGTTGGTACAAGGGTTGTAATATTTGCCATCTTAGCATCTACTGCTTCTTTAATTGCTATTTTTATTCCAGTTTTATTTATGAAAAGTGTTATAGGTAAGTTTTTTTCAAATTTTGCATTTGTTTTAATTACTGCAATAGCAATTTCCTATATTATTTCTTTAAGTTTTACTCCTTCTGTTTCAAGATATTTAGTTAAAGTAGGAAAAGAAAATATTTTTAGAAGAATTTACTCTAAGTTTGAAAATATATTTGATATAACCTTAAGATGGAGTTTAAATCATAAATTAATAGTTATTTTTATTGCATTTATTACCATTATTGGAGGTTTTAGTTTAAATAAATATGTAAAGAAAGAGTTTTTTCCAATTGTAGATGAAGGAAGATTTATTGTTAGATTTGAAACACCAACAGGTTCTTCTTTTGAGTTTACTAATCAAAAAGCTAAGGAAATAGAAAAAATCTTACAGAATAATCCTTATATTCTTAGATATGGACTTGCTTTTGGTGAAGGAATAGTTGGAAGGCCTGAAGTAAATGGAGGAATGTTTTTTATTACTTTAGTAGATAGAGAAAAAAGACCTCATCAAAAAATAGTTATGAAGCAATTAAGAGAGCAGTTTTCTAAACTAAAAGATATAAAAGCTATAGTTGATTTACCAGGGGCAGTTGGAGCACATTTAGGAAGGTCTGCAGATATTATGTATATAATAAAAGGTCCTGACTTGAAACAGCTTGCTAATATATCTTCTAAAATAATAGATAAATTACAAAATATGAAAGGATATGTAGATGTAGATACAGATATTAGAATTACAAAACCAGAAATTGAAGTTTTAATAGATAGAGATAAAGCCATAAAAGATGGAGTTTCTATTAAAGATATTTCTGATGCTATACAAATAATGTTTTCAAAATATGTAGCAGGAAGTTATGAAAAAGGTTCAGAAAGTTATGATTTGGCTGTGAAAATATATAAAAAATATCTAAACAAATTTGATGCGTTAGAACATATTTATATAAGAACAAAAACTGGAGAGCTTGTTCCAGTTGATAATTATATAAGGCTAAATTTAACTGCCGGATATAATGTAATTAATAGATACAATAAACAGTATGCAGTTACTATATATGCAAATCTTCAAGGAAAATCAACAGGTGAAGCAATAAAAGAAGTTGAAAAATTAATAAAAGAAAATCTACCTATTGGATATACTTATGAAGTAGGAGGACAAACAAAAGAGTTTAAAAAAGCATTTAGTTATCTGGGATTAGCTGTCATAATTGCAGTTATAGCTATTTATATGATTTTAGCATCTTTATTTGAAAGTCTTTTACATCCTTTTGCAGTTTTACTTATGGTTCCATTTTCAATATTTGGGATATTTGGATTTATAATCTTAACTAATACAAGCTTAAATGTAGCATCTTACTTTGGTATTATTCTTTTAGTTGGAATTATTACAAGGGACGCAGTTTTATTTATAGATAGAATTGTACAATTAAAAGAAAAATTACCTATAAGAGAAGCTATTTTACAAGCAAGAAAAGAAAGATTAAGGCCAATACTTATGACAACATTTACAATAATAGCATCTTTAATACCAGTAGCTTTTGGTTTAACAACCGGTTCAGAAATGAGACAACCTATAGCAATTGCAATTATAGGAGGGCTTATAACTGCTCTTCCTTTAAGCTTATATGTAATACCTATAATTTATGAAATTTTTGATAAAGTTGAAATGTTTATAAAAAGAAAGCTTATAAGATAG
- the trpD gene encoding anthranilate phosphoribosyltransferase produces MEEIKKLIKKITEFKDLEEEEVRFLFNSLMEGRLTDAQIGAVLTGLKMKGETIKEITEAAKVMREKAVKVPVKDKSKLIDTCGTGGDKVDTFNVSTITAFVIAGAGAKVAKHGNRSVSSKCGSADIMQALGVNIEMTPKIAAKAIEEIGLAFLFAPIYHPAMKNVIKQRRELGIRTIFNILGPLSNPAGAKYQLMGVYDENLVEPLSKVLRLLGIEKGYVVYGKEGLDEVSITSETVVGEINGDEISIYTVKPEDFGLKRASLSDIEGGDIDCNLQIALDILEGKDNSPKTDFVAINSAFALSAVGIVDNIKEGVQLAKETIYTKKAYEVLEKLRNFNKGEES; encoded by the coding sequence ATGGAGGAAATAAAAAAATTAATAAAGAAAATTACAGAGTTTAAAGATTTAGAAGAGGAAGAGGTTAGATTTTTATTCAATAGCTTAATGGAAGGAAGGTTAACTGATGCTCAGATAGGGGCTGTTCTTACTGGCTTAAAAATGAAAGGAGAAACAATTAAGGAAATTACTGAAGCTGCTAAGGTTATGAGGGAAAAAGCTGTAAAAGTTCCAGTAAAAGATAAATCAAAGCTTATAGATACATGTGGTACAGGTGGAGACAAAGTTGATACTTTTAATGTTTCAACAATTACTGCATTTGTTATAGCTGGAGCAGGTGCAAAAGTAGCTAAACATGGAAATCGTTCAGTTTCTTCAAAATGTGGAAGTGCAGACATAATGCAAGCCTTAGGTGTAAACATAGAAATGACACCTAAAATAGCAGCAAAAGCTATAGAAGAGATAGGACTTGCATTTTTATTTGCACCAATTTATCATCCTGCAATGAAAAATGTAATAAAACAAAGAAGAGAGCTTGGAATTAGAACTATTTTTAATATTCTTGGACCTTTATCAAATCCTGCAGGAGCTAAATATCAATTAATGGGTGTTTATGATGAAAATCTTGTAGAGCCTCTTTCAAAAGTTTTAAGACTACTTGGAATTGAAAAAGGATATGTTGTATATGGTAAAGAAGGATTAGATGAGGTTTCTATCACTTCAGAAACTGTAGTTGGTGAGATAAATGGAGATGAAATTTCAATTTATACAGTAAAACCTGAAGATTTTGGTTTAAAAAGAGCTTCTTTATCAGATATAGAAGGTGGAGATATAGATTGTAATTTACAGATAGCCCTTGATATTTTAGAAGGAAAAGATAACTCTCCAAAAACAGATTTTGTAGCTATAAATTCAGCATTTGCTTTATCTGCTGTAGGTATTGTAGATAATATAAAAGAAGGTGTTCAGCTTGCTAAGGAAACTATTTATACAAAGAAAGCATATGAAGTTTTAGAAAAATTAAGAAATTTCAATAAAGGAGAGGAAAGCTAA
- a CDS encoding sigma-70 family RNA polymerase sigma factor — translation MGMLTKDRNRIIEEFIPKIKYIVNSLKKENLPPIVTEEDLFQAGVLGLIDALEKYDESKGVKLATYAEIRIRGNIIDSLRKLDFIPRNIRKMSREIESAILHLEQKFGREATTEEIAEYLGMSVEEYMKYAEKVSNSGLISIETNVSNDEDNDTKLWQVISINDDTPDKYIEEKELKEILANAISKLEERERLIITLYYYEELSMKEIGEILGITESRVSQIHTKTMLKLRKLINKYVNYEKE, via the coding sequence ATGGGTATGTTAACTAAGGATAGAAATAGAATTATTGAGGAATTTATACCAAAGATAAAGTATATAGTAAATTCTTTAAAAAAAGAAAATCTTCCACCTATTGTTACAGAAGAAGATTTATTTCAAGCAGGAGTACTTGGATTAATAGATGCTTTAGAGAAATATGATGAATCAAAAGGAGTAAAACTAGCAACATATGCAGAAATAAGAATTAGAGGTAATATTATAGACTCTTTAAGAAAACTTGATTTTATACCAAGAAATATAAGAAAAATGTCAAGAGAAATTGAGTCTGCCATACTGCATCTAGAACAAAAATTTGGAAGAGAAGCAACAACAGAAGAGATAGCTGAATATCTTGGAATGTCTGTAGAAGAGTATATGAAATATGCAGAAAAAGTTTCAAATTCAGGATTAATTTCAATTGAAACTAACGTTAGTAATGATGAAGATAATGATACAAAACTTTGGCAAGTTATATCAATAAACGATGATACTCCAGATAAATATATTGAAGAAAAAGAATTAAAAGAAATATTAGCTAATGCTATTTCAAAATTAGAAGAAAGAGAAAGATTGATAATAACACTTTATTATTATGAAGAATTATCTATGAAAGAAATAGGAGAAATTTTAGGTATTACAGAATCAAGAGTCTCTCAAATTCATACAAAAACTATGTTAAAATTAAGAAAACTAATTAATAAATATGTAAATTATGAAAAAGAGTGA
- the acpS gene encoding holo-ACP synthase, with translation MQIYTGIDIVENERIKKAIEKFGDRFLKRIYTENEIKYCKNSIPCFSARFAAKEAGIKAYYQAFKKILYFNQIEIIGKQGQPAEILLHLKENPSKAYKISLSIAHENKFSTAIVIIYTD, from the coding sequence ATGCAAATATATACTGGAATAGATATAGTAGAAAATGAAAGAATAAAAAAAGCTATTGAAAAGTTTGGAGATAGGTTTTTAAAAAGAATTTATACAGAAAATGAGATAAAATACTGTAAAAATAGTATTCCTTGCTTTTCAGCAAGATTTGCTGCTAAAGAAGCAGGTATAAAAGCATATTATCAAGCATTTAAAAAAATTCTATACTTTAATCAGATAGAAATTATTGGGAAACAAGGACAGCCTGCAGAAATTTTACTGCACCTTAAAGAAAATCCTTCTAAAGCTTATAAAATAAGCTTATCAATAGCCCATGAAAATAAGTTCTCTACAGCTATTGTAATAATTTATACAGATTAG
- a CDS encoding SDR family oxidoreductase — protein MECKPLKNKLAFITGASRGIGRAIALKLADMGADVIINYYKNKEKAEEVVKLIEEKGSKGYTLQGDFGKKEDIDKAFNWIKEEFGYLDIFVSNAVASGREVVGGFAPFLRLKERGTKRIYDITVFGFIWSVQKAVPLMEGREGKIIAISSTGTKDYMPNYAIHGSAKSALEALVRYAAVEFGEKGINVNTVSGGPIDTEAIQLFPNYEEVKEGTIKLTPLGRMGLPEDIAGVVGFLCTDDAKWIQGQTIVVDGGLSLVRGR, from the coding sequence ATGGAGTGTAAACCTTTAAAAAATAAGCTTGCATTTATAACTGGTGCAAGTAGAGGAATAGGTAGAGCAATAGCTTTAAAGCTTGCTGATATGGGTGCAGATGTAATAATAAATTATTACAAAAATAAAGAAAAAGCAGAAGAAGTAGTAAAACTAATAGAAGAAAAAGGGAGTAAAGGATATACATTACAAGGTGATTTTGGAAAAAAAGAAGATATAGATAAGGCTTTTAACTGGATAAAAGAAGAATTTGGATATCTTGATATTTTTGTTAGTAATGCAGTTGCATCAGGTAGAGAAGTTGTTGGTGGTTTTGCTCCATTTTTAAGACTTAAAGAAAGAGGTACTAAAAGAATTTATGATATTACAGTTTTTGGTTTTATCTGGTCTGTCCAAAAAGCAGTTCCTTTAATGGAAGGAAGAGAAGGAAAGATAATAGCAATTTCTTCAACAGGTACAAAAGATTATATGCCAAACTATGCTATTCATGGCTCTGCAAAATCAGCTCTTGAAGCATTGGTTAGATATGCAGCAGTAGAATTTGGAGAAAAAGGCATAAATGTAAATACAGTTTCTGGAGGTCCAATAGATACAGAAGCTATTCAGCTTTTCCCTAATTACGAAGAGGTAAAAGAAGGAACAATAAAATTAACTCCCCTTGGAAGAATGGGTTTACCTGAAGATATAGCAGGAGTTGTGGGATTTTTATGTACAGATGATGCTAAATGGATTCAAGGTCAAACAATAGTTGTAGATGGTGGTTTATCTCTTGTAAGGGGTCGTTAG
- a CDS encoding flagellar biosynthesis protein FlhF, translated as MYMKKFIVESIQEGWKKINDELGENAIIINISQSEDKLEIIAASPNKKDFSDDKFKNPIEANFKTEKDFEGLESLLNFLIKLKPLDLKKKEFISDYIYANFSNYINSNDKELLNSKVEENSLAKKFITVLGGIATGKTTTIAKLASILKFSRNKKIAIASFDFFKISGFDSLKKFAEIMQIPFFPIKNEKDIISYKDSFEDYDHIIFDTPGNLKELKDIEKFVNYVAYTNNSENILTISLDKKESIIKKELEYFAKFNISHVILTKFDELSTEEELFITLSNIPYKVSYITNGLNVPTDIFEFKEIFEKLEAVKL; from the coding sequence ATGTATATGAAAAAATTTATTGTAGAAAGCATACAAGAAGGCTGGAAAAAAATAAATGACGAATTAGGTGAAAATGCGATAATAATTAATATCTCACAATCAGAAGATAAACTTGAAATAATTGCTGCATCACCAAACAAAAAAGATTTTTCAGATGATAAATTTAAAAATCCTATAGAAGCTAATTTTAAAACAGAAAAAGATTTTGAAGGATTAGAAAGTTTATTAAATTTCTTAATAAAACTAAAACCATTAGATTTGAAGAAAAAAGAGTTTATATCTGATTATATATATGCAAATTTTTCAAATTATATAAATTCTAACGACAAAGAACTATTAAACTCAAAGGTAGAAGAAAATAGCTTAGCCAAAAAATTTATTACTGTTCTTGGTGGAATTGCAACTGGTAAAACAACAACAATAGCAAAATTAGCATCTATTTTAAAATTTTCAAGGAATAAAAAAATAGCTATTGCATCTTTTGATTTCTTTAAAATAAGTGGATTTGATAGCTTGAAAAAATTTGCTGAAATTATGCAGATACCATTTTTTCCAATTAAAAATGAAAAAGATATAATCTCTTATAAAGATAGCTTTGAAGATTATGATCATATTATTTTTGATACCCCCGGAAATTTAAAAGAACTTAAAGATATAGAAAAGTTTGTAAATTACGTAGCTTATACTAACAATAGTGAAAATATATTAACTATTTCCTTAGATAAAAAAGAAAGCATCATAAAAAAAGAATTAGAATACTTTGCAAAATTTAATATATCTCATGTAATATTAACAAAATTTGATGAATTATCAACTGAAGAGGAACTATTTATAACTCTTTCAAACATTCCTTATAAAGTTAGTTACATAACTAATGGTTTAAATGTACCAACAGATATTTTTGAATTTAAAGAAATTTTTGAAAAACTTGAGGCTGTTAAGCTATGA
- a CDS encoding shikimate kinase — MNIYLIGFMGSGKSTVGKILAEKLNMQFIDLDEEIERRENKTIPEIFKEKGEKYFRNLEKNILKEFAKKDRLVIATGGGVGADEGNLKIMKNSGRVIWLNVSLEEVFKRCEGDTNRPLLNQPIENIKKLYENRKKLYSKADISINVDSKNPENIANEILKEL, encoded by the coding sequence ATGAATATATATTTAATAGGATTTATGGGCAGTGGTAAATCTACAGTTGGAAAGATTTTGGCAGAAAAACTAAATATGCAGTTTATAGATTTAGATGAAGAGATAGAAAGAAGAGAAAATAAAACAATTCCTGAAATCTTTAAAGAAAAAGGAGAGAAATATTTTAGAAATTTAGAAAAGAATATTTTAAAAGAGTTTGCAAAAAAAGATAGATTAGTTATTGCAACAGGTGGAGGTGTTGGGGCAGATGAGGGAAACCTAAAAATTATGAAAAACTCAGGTAGAGTAATATGGCTTAATGTTTCCTTAGAAGAAGTTTTTAAAAGATGTGAAGGTGATACAAATAGGCCTTTACTAAACCAGCCTATAGAAAATATAAAAAAACTTTATGAAAATAGAAAAAAATTATATTCTAAAGCAGATATTAGCATAAATGTAGATAGTAAAAATCCTGAAAATATAGCAAATGAAATTTTAAAAGAGCTTTAA
- a CDS encoding MinD/ParA family protein, which translates to MKDQAFDLRKLIKEENNDFQVLTITSGKGGVGKTSFTVNLAYCLQTLGKRVLILDADLALANIDILLDEKPPYNLGHLLTGEKSINEIIYTSRYGIKFIPATSGVEELANLTKEQQLFLINSLKDIYYDFDFMLIDTSAGVDEIVINFCLAADKTAVITTPDPTAIADAYAVSRIISKHKPESLELGLIVNMVSSAEEGEKIYKGMNSILKRFTGKEIEFYGYLRNDEKLTKSIRDRNILFKEDKNSKYSKDIHNFANFLISGKKKSPETNFWKRVFNSWIKIKEG; encoded by the coding sequence ATGAAAGATCAAGCTTTTGATTTAAGAAAGCTTATTAAAGAAGAAAACAATGATTTTCAGGTTTTAACTATAACCTCTGGAAAAGGAGGAGTAGGAAAAACAAGTTTTACAGTAAATCTGGCATACTGTCTTCAAACTCTTGGTAAAAGAGTTCTTATATTAGATGCAGATTTAGCTCTTGCAAATATAGATATTCTTTTAGATGAAAAACCACCTTATAACTTAGGACATTTACTTACCGGAGAAAAATCAATAAATGAGATAATATATACTTCAAGATATGGAATAAAATTTATCCCTGCTACTTCTGGAGTTGAAGAACTTGCCAATCTAACAAAAGAACAACAGCTATTTCTCATAAATTCATTAAAAGATATTTATTATGATTTTGATTTTATGCTAATTGATACATCTGCAGGTGTTGATGAAATCGTTATTAATTTTTGTCTTGCAGCAGATAAAACTGCAGTAATTACAACACCTGATCCTACTGCTATAGCCGATGCTTATGCAGTTTCAAGAATTATTTCTAAGCATAAACCAGAAAGTTTAGAATTAGGACTTATTGTAAATATGGTATCTTCTGCTGAAGAAGGAGAAAAGATTTATAAAGGAATGAATTCCATTTTAAAGAGATTTACAGGAAAAGAGATAGAGTTTTATGGTTATTTAAGAAATGATGAGAAATTAACTAAATCTATAAGAGATAGAAATATACTTTTTAAAGAAGACAAAAACTCAAAATATTCTAAAGATATACATAATTTTGCAAACTTTTTAATAAGTGGTAAAAAGAAATCTCCAGAAACTAATTTCTGGAAAAGAGTTTTTAATAGCTGGATTAAGATTAAGGAGGGTTAA